The proteins below come from a single Mustela nigripes isolate SB6536 chromosome 14, MUSNIG.SB6536, whole genome shotgun sequence genomic window:
- the TINAGL1 gene encoding tubulointerstitial nephritis antigen-like: protein MWRCPLRLLLLLLLLAGELALGARRGRGRRELAPGLHLRGIRDAGGRYCQEQDLCCRGRADDCALPYLGATCYCDLFCNRTVSDCCPDFWDFCLGVPPPFPPIQGCTHGSRIYPVLGTYWDNCNRCTCQEQGRWECDQEPCLVDQDMINAINQGNYGWWAGNHSAFWGMTLDEGIRYRLGTMRPSSSVTNMNEIHTVLRPGEVLPTAFEASEKWPNLIHEPLDQGNCAGSWAFSTAAVASDRVSIHSLGHMTPVLSPQNLLSCDTHNQQGCHGGRLDGAWWFLRRRGVVSDHCYPFVGREQDEAGPAPRCMMHSRAMGRGKRQATARCPSSHAHANDIYQVTPAYRLGSNEKEIMKELMENGPVQALMEVHEDFFLYQSGIYSHTPVSLGRPERYRRHGTHSVKITGWGEETLPDGRTLKYWTAANSWGPAWGERGHFRIVRGANECDIESFVLGVWGRVGMEDMGHR, encoded by the exons ATGTGGCGATGTCCActgcggctgctgctgctgctgctgctgctggctggCGAATTGGCCCTGGGTGCCCGGCGGGGTCGTGGGCGCCGCGAGCTAGCGCCGGGCCTGCACCTGCGGGGCATCCGGGATGCGGGCGGTCGGTACTGCCAGGAGCAGGACCTGTGCTGCCGCGGCCGTGCCGACGACTGCGCCCTGCCCTACTTGGGCGCTACCTGTTACTGTGACCTCTTCTGCAACCGCACCGTCTCCGACTGCTGCCCTGACTTCTGGGACTTCTGCCTCGGCGTGCCACCCCCTTTTCCCCCCATCCAAG gaTGTACGCACGGGAGTCGCATCTATCCAGTCCTGGGAACCTACTGGGACAACTGTAACCGCTG CACCTGCCAGGAGCAAGGACGGTGGGAGTGTGACCAGGAGCCATGCCTGGTGGACCAAGACATGATCAATGCCATCAACCAGGGCAACTACGG ATGGTGGGCTGGGAACCATAGTGCCTTCTGGGGCATGACCCTGGATGAAGGCATTCGCTACCGCCTGGGTACCATGCGCCCTTCTTCTTCTGTCACCAATATGAATGAGATTCAC ACAGTGCTGCGCCCCGGGGAGGTGCTGCCCACAGCTTTCGAGGCCTCCGAGAAGTGGCCCAACCTGATCCATGAGCCTCTGGACCAGGGCAACTGTGCGGGCTCCTGGGCCTTCTCCACGGCAG ccGTGGCATCCGATCGCGTCTCAATCCATTCTCTGGGGCATATGACACCTGTCCTGTCGCCCCAGAACCTGCTGTCTTGTGACACCCACAACCAGCAGGGCTGCCACGGGGGCCGTCTCGACGGCGCCTGGTGGTTCCTGCGACGCCGAGG ggTCGTGTCTGACCACTGCTACCCGTTCGTGGGCCGTGAGCAGGACGAGGCTGGCCCGGCACCCCGCTGTATGATGCATAGTCGGGCCATGGGTCGGGGCAAGCGCCAGGCCACTGCCCGGTGCCCCAGTAGCCATGCCCATGCCAATGACATCTACCAGGTCACTCCGGCTTATCGCCTCGGCTCCAAC GAGAAGGAGATCATGAAGGAGCTGATGGAGAATGGCCCTGTCCAAG CTCTCATGGAGGTGCACGAGGACTTCTTTCTGTACCAGAGTGGCATCTACAGCCACACCCCAGTGAGCCTTGGGAGACCTGAGCGGTACCGCCGGCATGGAACCCACTCTGTCAAGATCACAGG gtggggagaggagacGCTGCCCGATGGAAGGACGCTCAAATACTGG ACGGCGGCCAACTCGTGGGGCCCAGCCTGGGGCGAGAGGGGCCACTTTCGCATCGTGCGCGGCGCCAACGAGTGCGACATCGAGAGCTTCGTGCTGGGCGTCTGGGGCCGTGTgggcatggaggacatggggcaCCGCTGA